The Oncorhynchus tshawytscha isolate Ot180627B linkage group LG08, Otsh_v2.0, whole genome shotgun sequence genome window below encodes:
- the LOC112256859 gene encoding galectin-3 isoform X1: MDLSDALGGEPGWPSQNNQQSSGGVWPGGQPNQPTWPGQPGGQPAWPGQQQPGQPGGQPAWPGQQQPGQPGGQPAWPGQQQPGQPGGQPAWPGQQQPGQPGGQPAWPGQQQPGQPGGQPAWPGQQPNPSQPSWPGQPGQISQPTAPGWPSPSPGPGPAQPTAPQHSSLKVPYDLNLPNGCYDKMLITIRGTVNQNAKMFTINLTKGNDIAMHFNPRFNDQGKKTIVRNSQIGNTWGKEEREHNHFPFTQGQPFEMKIMCTNSEFKVAVNSSHILEFKHRIRDIQSIKHLVIYNDVTLTSVEIDKL; encoded by the exons ATGGAT CTTTCAGATGCTCTGGGTGGTGAACCGGGCTGGCCAAGCCAGAACAACCAGCAGAGTAGTGGGGGCGTGTGGCCTGGTGGGCAACCCAACCAGCCAACATGGCCAGGACAGCCTGGTGGTCAACCGGCTTGGCCTGGACAGCAGCAACCAGGACAGCCTGGTGGTCAACCGGCTTGGCCTGGACAGCAGCAACCAGGACAGCCTGGTGGTCAACCGGCTTGGCCTGGACAGCAGCAACCAGGACAGCCTGGTGGTCAACCGGCTTGGCCTGGACAGCAGCAACCAGGACAGCCTGGTGGTCAACCGGCTTGGCCTGGACAGCAGCAACCAGGCCAGCCTGGTGGTCAACCGGCTTGGCCTGGACAACAACCAAACCCTTCCCAACCCTCATGGCCCGGACAACCAGGACAGATTAGCCAACCTACTGCACCCGGATGGCCAAGCCCAAGCCCCGGTCCAGGCCCTGCCCAACCAACTGCTCCACAACATAGTTCACTG AAAGTGCCATATGACCTGAACCTGCCAAATGGATGCTACGACAAGATGCTCATTACAATTCGTGGGACAGTTAACCAAAATGCCAAAAT GTTCACCATCAATCTAACCAAAGGGAATGACATTGCCATGCACTTCAACCCACGCTTTAATGACCAGGGAAAGAAAACGATTGTGCGGAACAGTCAGATAGGCAATACatggggaaaagaggagagggagcacaATCACTTCCCCTTCACTCAGGGCCAGCCCTTCGAG ATGAAGATAATGTGCACTAACAGTGAGTTCAAGGTGGCAGTGAACAGCTCACACATCCTGGAGTTCAAACACCGCATCCGTGATATCCAATCCATCAAACACCTGGTCATCTATAATGACGTCACCCTCACGTCTGTGGAGATTGACAAACTATAG
- the LOC112256859 gene encoding galectin-3 isoform X2: MDLSDALGGEPGWPSQNNQQSSGGVWPGGQPNQPTWPGQPGGQPAWPGQQQPGQPGGQPAWPGQQQPGQPGGQPAWPGQQQPGQPGGQPAWPGQQQPGQPGGQPAWPGQQPNPSQPSWPGQPGQISQPTAPGWPSPSPGPGPAQPTAPQHSSLKVPYDLNLPNGCYDKMLITIRGTVNQNAKMFTINLTKGNDIAMHFNPRFNDQGKKTIVRNSQIGNTWGKEEREHNHFPFTQGQPFEMKIMCTNSEFKVAVNSSHILEFKHRIRDIQSIKHLVIYNDVTLTSVEIDKL; the protein is encoded by the exons ATGGAT CTTTCAGATGCTCTGGGTGGTGAACCGGGCTGGCCAAGCCAGAACAACCAGCAGAGTAGTGGGGGCGTGTGGCCTGGTGGGCAACCCAACCAGCCAACATGGCCAGGACAGCCTG GTGGTCAACCGGCTTGGCCTGGACAGCAGCAACCAGGACAGCCTGGTGGTCAACCGGCTTGGCCTGGACAGCAGCAACCAGGACAGCCTGGTGGTCAACCGGCTTGGCCTGGACAGCAGCAACCAGGACAGCCTGGTGGTCAACCGGCTTGGCCTGGACAGCAGCAACCAGGCCAGCCTGGTGGTCAACCGGCTTGGCCTGGACAACAACCAAACCCTTCCCAACCCTCATGGCCCGGACAACCAGGACAGATTAGCCAACCTACTGCACCCGGATGGCCAAGCCCAAGCCCCGGTCCAGGCCCTGCCCAACCAACTGCTCCACAACATAGTTCACTG AAAGTGCCATATGACCTGAACCTGCCAAATGGATGCTACGACAAGATGCTCATTACAATTCGTGGGACAGTTAACCAAAATGCCAAAAT GTTCACCATCAATCTAACCAAAGGGAATGACATTGCCATGCACTTCAACCCACGCTTTAATGACCAGGGAAAGAAAACGATTGTGCGGAACAGTCAGATAGGCAATACatggggaaaagaggagagggagcacaATCACTTCCCCTTCACTCAGGGCCAGCCCTTCGAG ATGAAGATAATGTGCACTAACAGTGAGTTCAAGGTGGCAGTGAACAGCTCACACATCCTGGAGTTCAAACACCGCATCCGTGATATCCAATCCATCAAACACCTGGTCATCTATAATGACGTCACCCTCACGTCTGTGGAGATTGACAAACTATAG